The following nucleotide sequence is from Kineobactrum salinum.
TCGGTGATAGATAATATACCGGTGTATTGATGTAGACCCCGGGAACAAGTTTGTTGAGGCTCTCCAGACTGTCGGTTCCTGCAAGAGCGAAGTCATCGGCGGAAACAGCGCTGATCGTTACAGGTATATCAATCAATCGCTCCGGACGCTTCTGCGCGGTAACAACGATTTCCTCGAGTACTGCGCTTGCAGACCCAACGTGCAGAGACAAACCGGCGAGCACCAAGGCTTTGACATAGACGCGATGGCTTGAATGAGTCCGTTGTACGTGTGTCATCTTCATGAGATCCGGAACCCCTCTTTCGTATTTATTTTGATAGTGATGGATCGGGCCTGGGCGCCCTTGGCGGGGCAGAAATCAGCCAGCTATTCGACAGCCTTACAGATACCGTCAGTGCTTGCCCAATCTATCGGGTTTGTAGAACTACGCCCCCCCTCTTTTCGTAGGGGGTCACCACTTGCACAGGCGGGCATGATAAACGAAACGTCAGTAAAGCAACGGAGAAGTCAATGAACACCCACTCAGAGCTTTCCAAGAAGGACCCCGAACTCAGTCCGCTCCAGGCACTTGTCGTATTGATCGGCGTCGTTGTCGTGCTCGGCGTACTGATTGCTTTCTACTCGCTATTGAATATTCACGCGGCATGGGCGGGATTTCTGTTTCTCCTCTACTGGTCCAGCGTTGACGATTTTGCCGTCGACCGCCTGCTGCGCTGCGTATGCGGAGGACTGTTCGGCTTCTTCCTGTTGTGGACACTAGCGCAATCTACGTCGTTGTTTGGCGACAACGGCATCTACGCGTTTCTGGCCCTGCTGATGGTTGTCATATATTGCCTTATCATGAAATGGGCAGACTGGTTGATCAATCCCGTCGCCATGTTCTACCTCACGGTTGGGCTGGTACCCGCAGTTCAGGCCGAACTGGATCTGGTGGATGCCGTGCTCGCCTTCCTGATCTCAGCCTTTTATTTCGGCAGCCCGGTAGTTATCGTTCATTTGGCCAAGCAGCATCGGGCCAAGACCGGCATGGTCAGCGAATAACGCAAAGCAAGTGACGGTATGAGCGAGGATCTGGTGAGGGAGAGCGGAATGCATGGCCAGCAAATGCTGTGCTACAGGCGCACCTCGCCACGGTCGATGGCCTTCTTCTGCTCCAATGTCAGTGGCTGCCAGGCTTGGGCTTCTGTGCTCAGATACCATAGCTGTTCGTCAGTCACAGCCGGGCAATAGCCTTCTTTCTTCAGTTTGGCCTTCTGATGCTTGAAGGTGCCGGTCAGATCCTGACCTTGCCGAATCCGCATGAAACGAGGTACCGCGTATTTCGGCAGTTTTTCCCTCAACATACTGGCGAAACCTGCTGCATCGAGACTCTCACCCTCCTTCAGGGTATAGCAAATCATGCCGCAGCGACCGTCCCGCCCGGGCACCTGGACACCGTAGACAACAGCGTCCTCCGTCTGGGGCCAGGTATTGATTACGGCCTCGACTTCCGTCGTCGCCACATTTTCCCCGTTCCAGCGATACGTGTCGCCAACCCGGTCCAGAAACTGCACGTGTCCGGCGCCTTGAGCGCGCATCAAGTCGCCACTGTTGAACCAGCAATCACCTTCCTCGAACACGTTTCTGAACAGCTTCTTTTCCGAGGCAGATTTGTCGGTATAGCCCTCGAAAGGTCGGTCTTTGTTCACGGCGCAGATCAGAAGACCGGTTTTTCCTGGGCCCAACTTGATCATATGACCATTTCCGTCACGCCGGGGAGCGTCAGTATCGACATCGTAATCCACGATTTCCCAGCCCCCTGGCGCCCAGCCCACAGTCTCGTCGTAGTTGAAGAAGTTGATAAACGCCAGCGGGCTCTCGGAGGCACCATAGAATTCAACGATCCTGTTGATACCGTAGCGCGTTTTGAACTGATGCCACAGATCCGGCCGCAGACCATTGCCTGCTATGCGTGACACCTTGTGCTCCCTGTCCCTGGCGCTGGGCGGCTGATTCATTAGATAGCGTAAGAGTTCGCCGATGTAAGTGAAGCACGTGGCTTCCGTTTCTCGCACCTCATCCCAGAACCGGCTGGCGCTGAACTTTTGACTAAGTGCAAAGGTTGCACCGGCGTATAGCGCGGAACCAAAGTTCAGGATCAGCGCATTGTTGTGGTACAGGGGAAGGCAGCAATAGACCGTGTCCTCGGAAGTCAAATTTAGCCCGGCCTGACCAAAGGCAAGAGCGGATGTGTACCAACGCACCCAGCGCAGGACGGAAGCCTTGGGCATACCCGTGGTACCAGAGGTAAAAACCAGAAATGCCGGATCGCGCAGGGTCACCTGCTGTGTTTCAGGACGGTTTTCCCCGGAACAGGTCGCGACCTCCTTCTGCATGTCAACGTAGCCTCCGGGAAGCAACGAATTGGCATTCTCGGCAACCCACAGAAGCTTTCCGTCATATTGCTCTTGAAGCAAACTGGCGACCGTTTCCATGCAGGCAACTTGTTCTGCACCGACAATCAGAAGCTTGGCCTTGGCGAGGTTCAAGCTGTTCTCCAGCACATCACTGCGTTGAGTGGTGTTGATCAGGGCCGATACGGCACCTAGCTTGGCCACAGCCGCAAGTGTGAACAGCATCTCCGGGCGATTGCCGATATTCACTCCGACGTGGTCGTTGGGGCCAACGCCGAGGGAGGCCAGGAAACTGGCGTACTGGTTGGCGGTCTCGTTGTATTGCGCATATGTCCACTGCTTGCCCCGAAAACGAATGGCAACGGCCTCTGGCGTTAAACAAGCCCATTCTTCAAGGCGCCTGCCAAGGCTCATCTGTAGCGCCATGTCGGTCTTGGCAGCCTTCTTCAATCCTGAGTAGAAACCGGGCTGGGCAACCAGGGCCCTGGCCATGCGCCAGGCGACGGAACGGCGTGAAATCAGATTGTTTCTCATAGGTCTGGAACTCCATTATTTTATTCCTGAATTGAGTTGCCTGCTTGTCCCGGACGCAACTTGCCTATCACAAAAAACTCGCCGGCTTCATCCATATACGCCGCATCCCCAGTGTGCAGCCAGCCCTCCCGTATCGCTTTCGCCGTTTCGGCAGGCCTGTTCCAGTACCCCAGCATCAAGCCCGCCCCTCGAACTGCCAGCTCGCCGGTTTTGCCCCGGGGAACTTCCTCGCCGTTCACTGCCACGATTCGAAGCTCTGTAGTCAGAGAAGGCCAGCCAATGGCACCTTTCGGTCTGGCAGTGCGCGGGTCGCAAGCGGCGATGCTGATCAACGGCGCCATCTCGGGAACAGTGAATATCTTGGTGAGTTTGACTGTGGGCATCCGTTCACCGAGGCTCTGCAGCAGTTTGCCGTCGGCCGGAGAGCTCACACAGTTCAGTTGACGCAGCGTAGTCCGGGACAGCTTGGCCAGCCCAGGATTGTGGGCCATCCGGTGAATCATTATCGGAAGCAGAAGTGTGTTGGTGACGCCTTTTTCAAGAATGACATCCACGGCCTCATCAAGCTGCAGGTTTGGTGAAATGACCTGCGTTGCCGCACGTAGCGTCAGCGCGAGCATAAACATCGCGGCGGCCGGATCGAACATGGGCGCAACGTGTAAGCCAATATCTTCCTCTGCAACCAGTTGCTCAAGCCCCCCAGCACACTGCTCATCAAATTGGCGTGGGATAGCATAATGCCCTTTGCCGACTCGCGGCTCCCACTGCTGTAGAATATGGCAGCGAGCTGATCGCCGCTGCGTCGGATGTCTGCACCTGGCTTCGACTCCTGGATCAATTGTTCATAGGAAAACATCCCGCTGGGCACATGACCGTCCCCGGCATAGATAACCGTCACCAGATGTTCCGAACAGTCAGCAAGCCGGGACACCATCGACTCGGACATGCCATCAACCAGCAGGATCCGGGTCTGGCAGTCGTCCAGGGCTCGAACGATCTCCCATTCGCTCCAGCGAATATCGATGGGATTTACCACACCTCCAGCCCACCATACGGCGTACAGGAATTCCACAAAGCGGTCCGAGTTTTGTGATAGCAGGGCGACACGGTCGCCTTCTTTCAAATGCAATTTGCGCAATGCTGAAGCCATGCAGGCAACACGACTTGACAACTGTGCGTAGGTGGTTGTTCGGCCTTCGAAGTCCACTGCCACACGATTGGGATACCGCTGCGCTGCGCGATGGAG
It contains:
- a CDS encoding long-chain-acyl-CoA synthetase, with amino-acid sequence MRNNLISRRSVAWRMARALVAQPGFYSGLKKAAKTDMALQMSLGRRLEEWACLTPEAVAIRFRGKQWTYAQYNETANQYASFLASLGVGPNDHVGVNIGNRPEMLFTLAAVAKLGAVSALINTTQRSDVLENSLNLAKAKLLIVGAEQVACMETVASLLQEQYDGKLLWVAENANSLLPGGYVDMQKEVATCSGENRPETQQVTLRDPAFLVFTSGTTGMPKASVLRWVRWYTSALAFGQAGLNLTSEDTVYCCLPLYHNNALILNFGSALYAGATFALSQKFSASRFWDEVRETEATCFTYIGELLRYLMNQPPSARDREHKVSRIAGNGLRPDLWHQFKTRYGINRIVEFYGASESPLAFINFFNYDETVGWAPGGWEIVDYDVDTDAPRRDGNGHMIKLGPGKTGLLICAVNKDRPFEGYTDKSASEKKLFRNVFEEGDCWFNSGDLMRAQGAGHVQFLDRVGDTYRWNGENVATTEVEAVINTWPQTEDAVVYGVQVPGRDGRCGMICYTLKEGESLDAAGFASMLREKLPKYAVPRFMRIRQGQDLTGTFKHQKAKLKKEGYCPAVTDEQLWYLSTEAQAWQPLTLEQKKAIDRGEVRL
- a CDS encoding AMP-binding protein is translated as MFDPAAAMFMLALTLRAATQVISPNLQLDEAVDVILEKGVTNTLLLPIMIHRMAHNPGLAKLSRTTLRQLNCVSSPADGKLLQSLGERMPTVKLTKIFTVPEMAPLISIAACDPRTARPKGAIGWPSLTTELRIVAVNGEEVPRGKTGELAVRGAGLMLGYWNRPAETAKAIREGWLHTGDAAYMDEAGEFFVIGKLRPGQAGNSIQE
- a CDS encoding AMP-binding protein — translated: MSNLCLTQPLHRAAQRYPNRVAVDFEGRTTTYAQLSSRVACMASALRKLHLKEGDRVALLSQNSDRFVEFLYAVWWAGGVVNPIDIRWSEWEIVRALDDCQTRILLVDGMSESMVSRLADCSEHLVTVIYAGDGHVPSGMFSYEQLIQESKPGADIRRSGDQLAAIFYSSGSRESAKGIMLSHANLMSSVLGGLSNWLQRKILAYTLRPCSIRPPRCLCSR